The sequence CGATCATGTGATAGTCCCCGTGTCCTCCCCCTTTCGTTGCCTGGAAGTAGTCCCCCTGTGCCGGAGCGATGTCGCCGAGCCCCGGCCCGCCGCGCATGATGTTCACGATCACCGCCGGGAGGTTCGAGCCGGCGATGTAGGAGATCCCCTCCTGCTTCAGGCTGATCCCGGGCGACGATGAGGATGTCATCGCCCGCACCCCGGCCGCAGCGGCCCCGTAGACCATGTTGATCGCCCCGATCTCGCTCTCCGCCTGGACGAACGTCCGGCCGAGCCGGGGCATGTTCCTCGCCATGTGCTCGAGGAGCTCGGCCTGGGGCGTGATCGGGTAGGCGAAGTAGCACTGACAGCCGGCCCGGATCGCCGCCTCGGCGATCACCTCGTTCCCCCGCATCAGTTTCCGCTCTCCCATCTGTCCCCCTTACGCCGCGACCTTCTCGCGGTAGACCTCGATCGCCACGTCCGGGCAGGTCATGGCGCAGAACGCGCATCCGACGCATTTCTCCGGATGCTCCATGTGTACGTAGTTGTAGCCGCTCCGGTTGATCTTCCCGGAGAAGGCGAGGACGTCCTGCGGGCACGCCGCGATGCACAGCCCGCACCCCTTGCACCGCTCCTCATCGATGATTACGGTCCCTTTTGGCATTCCTCCTCCCCTCGTGTCCTTCGATCGTCTCGCTGAGCCGCTTGCCACGGTGCTTGCGCAGGCGGGAAAGCCCCGCCTCGGCCTCTTTCACCCACGCTTTCAGTCGCTCCTCCAGCAACGGCTCCTGTGAGCTTGGAGGGGAGATTGATCGCGGGGCGCACGACTGCAGGACATGGTTCAAGCGGTTGAATTCCTTCTCGAACGGATCAGCCGTTCCCGCCACTCGTGCCGAGACAAAGGCAAGCTCCACCACCCCTTCTCCCGTGGTGACTACCCGGGCAACGATCGTTTCCCCAACAGAAAAAACCGCCCCTTCATGCGGGGCGGGAATCAGCCCGGTCTTCCCCTCAGGGAGAGAGACAAAAGTCCCCTCCGCCGAGATCCGAATCACCTTCCCGGAGACGGTAGCACCGATTTGAATGGCCATTTGGCGTTCCAGGGTTCAGACTACCTTCTGCACGCGCCCTGACTTGATGCAGCGGGTGCACACGTTGATCCACTGCTTCTTTCCATCAACGTAGGCATGCACGCGCTGGATGTTCGGCGCCCGTACCCGGCGGGTCTTACGGTGGGAATGGCTGATCGTGTTCCCCGTCGCCGGGCGTTTCCCACAGATCTCGCATACTCGTGCCATGGTTCACCTCTCTATTTTAGTTCTTATCGCTGGCTCTACATACAACGGCTCGAGGGTGAGAAGCTCATTCTCATCCCCTTTTTCTTCTCCCAAACGGGCGATCCAAACCGACGAGGCTCGGTTCGCCTCTGGCGGGGCGACCTCGACCGCGGGGAGGGAAGAGAGCTCATCCCGCAACGCCTCGGCTCCGCTCCCCACCACCACGATCCCGCGCCGTTCCGCACTCAGGCGGGAGACGATATCATCCCGCGTAACTACTTCCACATCACCGCTTGCTCTCTCCCCGGAGAACCAGCGGGCATAGAACAGGTCGCGCCGGTTAACGATGATGACGCAAACACGGTGTGCCTTTACCCGGGCGCGGTAGGCGAGCGTCCCGTCCACCCCGGTCACTGGGATCCCGCGGGCCTGGCTGAATCCCATCGCGGTGGCGAGGCCTATCCGCAGGCCAGTGAACGAGCCTGGCCCTCGGTTGACGCACACCCGCGCGATCTCGTCCAATCCGATCCCGCACGAATCAGTGAGCCGGTTCACCGCGGGGAGGAGCTCCTCCGAGTGCCGCAATCGTTCCGAAAAGCGCTCTTCTCCGAGCACCATCCCATCACGGATGAGGGCTACCCCACCTTCGGCCTCGGAGGAATCGATCCCCAGCGTTATCATCGCGATTAAATGGTAAGCGGCTTGTCGTTACTTTTCAACCGCTCTGGGTGGATGCGCCGGCTCCTTCAACGAGGCACTACCCCAATAGATGAAGCGGCTAATTGGAAGGAAGTTAGTGGGCCTGCCTGGATTCGAACCAGGGACCTCCCGCTTATCAGGCGAGCGCTCTAACCGACTGAGCTACAGACCCCAAACCACCTTTTATGGTAGCCATCCCGTTGCCGAGTTTCAAGTAGTACAGCTGTCTCATGCAAGATGAGCATGAAGAACCCCGCAACAAGTTACGGGGAGGCGTCGGGGACAAGCACCGCCTCTACGAAAAATAGCGGCTTTCGTAACATCGCACCTTGTGTGCGACGTTGTTTTCGCGGCAACAAAGCTCTACATAAAATCGTCGCATGAGAACCAACTCCGGTTAAATCTTGGGCTCCTCTTTTTACTTGGTAACGATCTCCTGGCGCACCAAGAAACCAATGTTGTCTTACACCGCTCTTGCTGTTATTATGGAGTAACGTTCATTGAATCTGCTACGGTTCCGCATCCGATAAGGAGATGTACATTGAGATGCATCATTGAACTTAGCCCCGTTGATTTAACCTTCAGCCTTCCACTGGCGTACAACTCTCTACTACAAGGATTTATCTATCGTCATCTCGATGCAGCGTTAGCCACCTGGCTTCATGATGAAGGAACCCAGCTTGGCAAGCGGCAATTTCGCTTTTTCACGTTCAGCAAGCTTCTTGGCAAATACAGGATCGAAGGCAACCGGATTGAATTCAGTGGGCCGGTGAAATTTCACATCGGATCGGTACACGAGAAATTCCTTCAATCGCTCGTGGAGCATTTATTGACCGAACCTCAGGTCAAATTAGGCAATATACCCTGCAGGGTCACCAGCATCGAAGTGGAGCCGTTGCCTGCGC comes from Candidatus Bipolaricaulota bacterium and encodes:
- a CDS encoding 50S ribosomal protein L28, with the protein product MARVCEICGKRPATGNTISHSHRKTRRVRAPNIQRVHAYVDGKKQWINVCTRCIKSGRVQKVV
- the tsaB gene encoding tRNA (adenosine(37)-N6)-threonylcarbamoyltransferase complex dimerization subunit type 1 TsaB, whose product is MITLGIDSSEAEGGVALIRDGMVLGEERFSERLRHSEELLPAVNRLTDSCGIGLDEIARVCVNRGPGSFTGLRIGLATAMGFSQARGIPVTGVDGTLAYRARVKAHRVCVIIVNRRDLFYARWFSGERASGDVEVVTRDDIVSRLSAERRGIVVVGSGAEALRDELSSLPAVEVAPPEANRASSVWIARLGEEKGDENELLTLEPLYVEPAIRTKIER
- a CDS encoding 4Fe-4S binding protein; translation: MPKGTVIIDEERCKGCGLCIAACPQDVLAFSGKINRSGYNYVHMEHPEKCVGCAFCAMTCPDVAIEVYREKVAA
- a CDS encoding S1 RNA-binding domain-containing protein, producing the protein MAIQIGATVSGKVIRISAEGTFVSLPEGKTGLIPAPHEGAVFSVGETIVARVVTTGEGVVELAFVSARVAGTADPFEKEFNRLNHVLQSCAPRSISPPSSQEPLLEERLKAWVKEAEAGLSRLRKHRGKRLSETIEGHEGRRNAKRDRNHR